From a region of the Prosthecobacter sp. SYSU 5D2 genome:
- a CDS encoding sulfatase, whose product MKHLLTYITALAMMAGFAKAADAPPNIVFILSDDQSYKDYSFMGHEVIKTPNLDKLAARSAVFTRGYVPTALCRPSLATLATGLYTHQHKITGNDPSHDLAKPDTPAYDALRERLISHMDAQPTLPKLLGEKGYLSHQSGKWWEGPYQRGGFTHGMTRGFPNKGGRHGDDGLKIGREGLQPVLDFVDHAQAEKKPFYLWYSPFMPHTPHTPPERLLAKYRDKVDSLNVAKYYAMCEWFDETCGELLDYLDKKGLTENTLVYYICDNGWIQQPDGKGYAPRSKQSPNEGGTRQPIMLSWPGVIKPGKRDELVSSIDLVPTVLSAAGARIPEKLPGMDLMPMIRDGKKLERNTLFGETFAHDVADVDKPEASLIFRWVIEDKWKLLLTYDGKLGRYASTHPRTEKRPQLYDLMADPDENNNLAKDNPEVVKHLAGKIASWWPVKERKVITEWSEVNEWK is encoded by the coding sequence ATGAAGCACCTCCTCACTTACATCACCGCACTGGCCATGATGGCCGGGTTTGCCAAAGCCGCCGATGCGCCGCCTAACATAGTTTTCATTCTCTCCGATGACCAGTCCTATAAGGATTACAGCTTCATGGGGCATGAGGTGATCAAGACGCCGAACCTGGACAAGCTGGCGGCGCGGAGCGCGGTCTTCACTCGCGGTTATGTGCCCACGGCTCTATGCAGGCCATCACTGGCCACCCTGGCTACGGGACTTTATACTCATCAGCATAAGATCACAGGAAATGATCCGTCTCATGATCTGGCCAAACCGGATACACCCGCGTATGATGCCCTGCGTGAGCGCCTGATCAGCCACATGGACGCGCAGCCAACGTTGCCGAAACTACTGGGTGAAAAAGGTTATTTGAGTCATCAGTCCGGCAAATGGTGGGAGGGACCGTATCAGCGTGGCGGCTTCACCCATGGCATGACGCGGGGTTTTCCCAACAAGGGTGGCCGCCATGGTGATGATGGCCTGAAGATTGGCCGCGAAGGCTTGCAACCGGTTCTGGATTTTGTGGACCATGCCCAGGCGGAAAAAAAGCCATTTTATCTTTGGTATTCTCCGTTTATGCCGCATACGCCGCATACACCGCCGGAGCGCCTGCTGGCCAAGTATCGGGACAAGGTGGACTCCCTGAACGTGGCGAAGTATTATGCCATGTGCGAGTGGTTCGACGAAACCTGCGGGGAACTGCTGGACTACCTGGACAAGAAGGGCCTGACGGAAAACACCCTGGTGTATTACATCTGTGACAATGGCTGGATCCAGCAGCCGGATGGCAAAGGCTATGCCCCGCGCTCCAAGCAGTCGCCAAATGAAGGCGGCACCCGTCAGCCGATCATGCTGAGCTGGCCGGGCGTGATCAAGCCGGGCAAACGGGACGAACTGGTGAGCAGCATTGACCTGGTGCCCACCGTGCTCAGCGCAGCCGGAGCACGCATCCCTGAAAAACTGCCAGGCATGGACCTGATGCCGATGATCCGTGATGGCAAGAAGCTGGAGCGGAATACGCTCTTTGGCGAGACCTTTGCCCACGATGTGGCGGATGTGGACAAGCCCGAAGCCAGTCTGATTTTCCGCTGGGTGATCGAGGACAAATGGAAGCTGCTGCTGACCTATGACGGGAAGCTGGGACGTTATGCCAGCACGCATCCAAGGACAGAAAAACGCCCGCAGCTCTATGACCTGATGGCCGACCCCGATGAGAATAACAACCTAGCCAAGGATAATCCGGAAGTGGTGAAGCACCTGGCTGGGAAGATTGCCAGCTGGTGGCCGGTGAAGGAACGCAAGGTCATCACCGAATGGAGTGAGGTGAACGAGTGGAAGTGA
- a CDS encoding sulfatase yields the protein MKQILLGIFLLTGLVTAAEKPNVVLFLVDDMGWMDSGVYGSQYYETPNIDRFAKRGMRFTRAYANPLCSPSRASILSGKHPTRHGVLTASGHLPPQPEGHNFMPESAPPNRPMISPESKNYLDLSEITLAEALKEAGYRTAHIGKWHLGLTEMHRPEKQGFDVAFHCAPDPGPPGNYFSPYGVTKEGIPNNKNKVGTITDGPEGEYIVDRQAQEAVKFIAGSEGKPFFLNLWCYGVHGPWGHKPEYTAEFAKKKDPRGVQGNPIMASMLRSVDECFGTILDELDKRGLTENTIIIFYSDNGGNVHSNIPNTAKTAQAEKFKNEALTDWRKWAGDRAPTDNTPLREGKSKLYEGGTRVPMIWSWGDRIKPGSVNEESIVGHIDLYPTVLELTGVAKPEKQVIDGVSLVPVLMGKEGLERTAFFNFFPYRPFEGGATVCEGDFKLIRWFDEGVPRELYNLKDDIGEQNNLAEQMPDKVKELDVLIDGFLKDTGALVPKPNPAYKAPANVTKAGVDPMRGLVPKGCKATLVKGALRIDAEVPRPFLGNASVKANGAVTLKMRARSAKGGAGSIHWRTGDQETFVNDVNILEYAMTGGGEWQDITLELPIKTSLAGFRLFLPAAKVPLEIESLSVITKNDGKPVKVWTFASQP from the coding sequence ATGAAACAAATACTACTGGGTATCTTTCTTTTGACAGGGCTGGTTACAGCCGCTGAAAAACCGAACGTGGTCCTCTTTCTGGTGGATGACATGGGCTGGATGGACAGCGGAGTCTATGGCTCGCAATATTATGAGACGCCTAACATAGACCGTTTTGCCAAACGAGGGATGAGGTTCACGCGGGCCTATGCCAACCCGCTATGCTCTCCCTCACGGGCGAGTATTTTGAGCGGCAAACACCCGACCCGGCACGGTGTCTTAACGGCCAGCGGACACCTGCCGCCGCAGCCAGAAGGGCATAACTTTATGCCGGAGAGCGCACCACCAAACCGGCCGATGATCAGCCCGGAGAGCAAGAACTACCTGGACCTTTCGGAGATTACCCTGGCGGAGGCTTTGAAGGAAGCAGGCTATCGCACGGCTCACATTGGCAAATGGCACCTGGGCCTGACGGAGATGCACAGGCCTGAAAAACAGGGCTTCGATGTGGCCTTTCATTGCGCGCCTGATCCTGGGCCGCCAGGAAATTATTTTTCACCGTATGGGGTGACGAAGGAAGGGATACCGAACAACAAGAACAAAGTGGGCACCATTACGGACGGACCGGAGGGTGAATACATCGTGGACAGGCAGGCGCAGGAGGCGGTGAAGTTCATCGCCGGGAGCGAGGGGAAGCCATTTTTTCTGAACCTGTGGTGCTATGGGGTGCATGGTCCCTGGGGACACAAGCCGGAATATACGGCGGAATTTGCGAAGAAGAAAGATCCGCGCGGCGTTCAGGGAAATCCGATCATGGCCTCCATGCTACGCAGTGTGGATGAGTGCTTCGGTACGATTTTGGACGAGCTGGACAAGCGTGGCCTAACTGAAAATACGATCATTATCTTTTACTCGGACAATGGGGGCAATGTCCACAGCAACATCCCCAATACGGCGAAGACTGCACAAGCGGAGAAGTTTAAAAACGAGGCTCTGACTGACTGGCGCAAATGGGCCGGGGACCGGGCCCCGACCGACAACACGCCGCTGCGAGAAGGAAAGTCTAAACTGTATGAAGGCGGGACGCGTGTGCCGATGATCTGGTCGTGGGGAGACCGCATCAAGCCTGGCAGTGTGAACGAGGAAAGCATCGTGGGGCACATTGATCTTTATCCGACGGTGCTGGAACTGACGGGAGTGGCCAAACCAGAGAAGCAGGTAATCGACGGGGTGAGCCTGGTACCTGTGCTGATGGGGAAGGAAGGGCTTGAACGGACCGCCTTTTTTAACTTCTTCCCTTACCGGCCTTTTGAAGGCGGGGCGACTGTCTGCGAAGGTGACTTCAAACTCATCCGCTGGTTTGACGAAGGGGTGCCACGTGAGCTGTATAATTTAAAAGATGACATCGGTGAGCAGAACAACCTGGCTGAACAAATGCCTGACAAGGTGAAGGAGCTGGATGTGCTAATTGACGGGTTCCTCAAAGACACAGGCGCGTTGGTGCCGAAGCCAAACCCGGCTTACAAAGCTCCGGCGAATGTGACGAAAGCCGGGGTGGACCCGATGCGAGGCCTGGTGCCGAAAGGATGCAAGGCCACGCTGGTGAAAGGGGCGCTGCGCATTGACGCCGAAGTGCCCCGGCCGTTTCTGGGCAATGCATCCGTGAAGGCAAATGGAGCGGTCACGCTCAAGATGCGGGCACGCAGTGCTAAGGGTGGCGCTGGGAGTATCCACTGGCGCACTGGGGACCAGGAGACATTCGTGAATGACGTCAACATCCTCGAGTATGCCATGACGGGCGGCGGCGAATGGCAGGACATCACGCTTGAGCTGCCCATCAAGACTTCACTGGCTGGCTTCCGCCTCTTTTTGCCGGCGGCCAAGGTTCCTTTGGAGATCGAGTCGCTGAGTGTGATCACCAAGAATGACGGGAAGCCCGTCAAAGTCTGGACCTTTGCAAGCCAGCCCTGA
- a CDS encoding DUF1501 domain-containing protein, with protein MNTEFDPQAPKHIVRRDFIRQLAAAGTAAWMTGQPRLVRGAALQHPEAKADACILLWMAGGMAAPETFDPKRYVPFEKGLEVSKMLSTFPAIDTAVDGVKICEGLENIAQVMDRGTLIRSAIQPDLGSILHSRHQYHWHTGYVPPQTVACPHIGSWMAKVLGPRNAVMPAFVNIGQRLEGVGESEELKAFTTAGFFGSEYGPMNLPYPEEAATSVRPPKGMDANRFASRDKLFRKLVDQSPQRDYMSDHQQQSLIRSMDNAYRLLSSKEREAFDITLEPKESYAKYDTGRFGRGCLLARRLVEAGVRFVEVTTEYVPFFQWDTHKDGHTTVDGLHKEMDLPIATLVKDLEERGLLDRTLIIIASEFSRDAIMEGKPGSNANDQATFKVEKLEEMKHYGLHRHFTAGTSVMMFGGGVKKGTVYGETADERPLVATKNPVSVMDLHATIMTAMGISPKTEYLIEGRPFYVTEDGKGKAVTDIFA; from the coding sequence ATGAATACCGAATTCGATCCGCAAGCTCCTAAACATATTGTTAGGCGCGACTTCATCCGCCAGCTGGCAGCGGCAGGCACGGCGGCGTGGATGACGGGACAGCCGCGACTGGTCCGGGGGGCGGCTTTGCAGCATCCTGAGGCGAAGGCGGATGCCTGCATCCTGCTGTGGATGGCGGGCGGGATGGCGGCACCGGAGACGTTTGATCCGAAGCGGTATGTGCCGTTTGAAAAGGGGCTGGAGGTATCCAAAATGCTGAGCACGTTCCCGGCCATTGATACGGCGGTGGATGGTGTGAAAATCTGCGAGGGGCTGGAAAACATCGCCCAGGTGATGGACCGGGGGACGCTGATTCGCAGTGCGATCCAGCCGGATCTGGGAAGCATCCTGCACAGCCGGCATCAATATCACTGGCATACGGGGTATGTACCGCCGCAGACGGTGGCCTGTCCGCACATTGGGTCCTGGATGGCAAAGGTGCTGGGGCCGCGCAATGCGGTGATGCCGGCGTTTGTGAACATTGGCCAGAGGCTGGAAGGGGTGGGCGAAAGCGAGGAGCTGAAGGCTTTTACTACAGCAGGCTTTTTTGGCAGTGAGTATGGGCCGATGAACTTGCCGTATCCTGAGGAAGCGGCGACATCGGTGAGGCCGCCAAAGGGAATGGATGCGAACCGTTTTGCGAGCCGGGACAAGCTGTTCCGCAAGCTGGTGGATCAAAGCCCGCAGCGTGATTACATGAGCGATCATCAGCAGCAGTCGCTGATCCGCAGCATGGACAATGCGTACCGTCTGCTTAGCTCCAAGGAGCGTGAGGCGTTCGACATCACGTTGGAGCCGAAGGAGAGCTATGCAAAGTATGACACGGGCCGGTTTGGCCGGGGCTGCCTGCTGGCACGGAGGCTGGTGGAGGCGGGGGTGCGTTTTGTGGAAGTGACCACGGAATACGTGCCGTTTTTCCAATGGGATACGCACAAGGACGGGCATACGACAGTGGACGGGCTGCACAAGGAAATGGACCTGCCCATCGCCACCCTGGTGAAGGATCTGGAGGAGCGCGGGTTGCTGGACCGGACGCTGATCATCATCGCCAGCGAGTTTAGCCGGGATGCGATCATGGAGGGCAAACCGGGCTCGAATGCGAATGACCAGGCCACGTTTAAAGTGGAGAAACTGGAGGAGATGAAGCACTACGGGCTGCACCGCCACTTCACGGCAGGAACCAGTGTGATGATGTTTGGCGGCGGGGTGAAGAAAGGAACGGTCTATGGTGAAACGGCGGATGAACGTCCGCTGGTGGCGACGAAGAACCCGGTGAGCGTGATGGACCTGCATGCCACGATCATGACGGCCATGGGCATCAGTCCGAAGACAGAGTATCTCATTGAAGGCCGGCCCTTTTACGTCACTGAAGACGGCAAGGGCAAGGCTGTGACGGACATTTTTGCGTGA